GGTGAATACGACCAGGCCGTGTGGCGAGTCCTCGCCCCACGGACGGTACTCGGCGCCTTCATCCAGACCGTCGTGGTCGATCAGCGCATCGGACCACGCGCTGTCTTCGTCGCCATTGGCCTGTTCGATCAGGGCCAGCAGTGCCTGCTGGGTGTCGGTGTCCATGAAACAGCCGATGCCGGCGTCGACCGGATAGCCGATGAAGCTGTCCTCATCCAGGCCGGTCAGGTCCTGCGTGGTCCAGCGCGCCATCTGCCAGTGCAGGGCAGATGCCGTGAGGGCTTCGCGGGGCTTGAACCAGACCACGGCCAGTGCCGGGCGGCCGCTGTGCACGATGATCTCGACCGGATGCCGGCCCAGCGGGGCGGTGTAGTCGGCCAGCGCCGGCGCCTCGGCCTGGACCAGAGGATCGCAGACCACCAGATGCCCGCTGCTGACCGGCAGGTGACCGGCGAACGTGCGGTGCAGGGCCACTGCGGCCAGCTGGGTGTCGTCCAGCAGGGTGGTGCGCAGGTTGGCCAGATCGAGGTGGGCCATGGGGGATCCGATTGCAGTGGAGGCCCCACCGTGCCGGATGCGAAGGGCGGGGGCAAGGGTGGTCTTGGGCAAATGGCCTTCACGTGCGAGAAATCCCACTCTCTCCGCCAACATCCATATAA
This genomic window from Stenotrophomonas maltophilia contains:
- a CDS encoding DUF4241 domain-containing protein, whose amino-acid sequence is MAHLDLANLRTTLLDDTQLAAVALHRTFAGHLPVSSGHLVVCDPLVQAEAPALADYTAPLGRHPVEIIVHSGRPALAVVWFKPREALTASALHWQMARWTTQDLTGLDEDSFIGYPVDAGIGCFMDTDTQQALLALIEQANGDEDSAWSDALIDHDGLDEGAEYRPWGEDSPHGLVVFTSGWGDGVYPSYWALDTSGIPVALVTDFLCIQGGDGRDEREIADQAYRDNLPPEEAEALARLVEAVERDDADALRDLLKDAPQRANQIEPGCGGTAVFEAIRQDRPEALRVLLQGGALPAMPERLHMSKVTSYLDYAHFLKKPRSAELMAVLEAPVVAITPTPMPAPQRSFWGRLFGRK